The following nucleotide sequence is from Cloacibacillus sp..
GCCGTTCTCCTTTAACACGGAGACGGCGTTTTCATAGGCTGTCCGGTTATGCTCAAACAGGTCGATCATGACGTCGTTTCCTCTCCCAACACTGCAAAACTTCCCTTTTAGGTTCCTGTACGGATGCGGCTGCTGCCTTTATTAAAATTGGCATATCACAGACTTTGTCTTATTTAGATATTGCAGAGAGATAAAAATTGAATTATTTGAAACTATTTAGTTGCGGCTAAAAAAGTGTACCTTTTTATCCGGATAGTTATTGACTTTTATATGGATTCGTTGTATTAATATTGAGACGCAGGATGAGGGAATTTGGCTTTTTTAGGGAGATAATATTGAATATTTGAGTGTGGCGAAAAAGGTACGCCTTTTTCGCCACGTTTCTATTTTTTAGCAGTTGGAAGCCCAGCGTTTGAATGTCATATGGTTGATTTTTAGGCGCCGCGCGGCTGATCTGGCGGAGATTTCTCCGTTTTCCCAGGCGGCCTTGACCGCCGCGAACTCCGGCGGATGGTCCTTTGGGCGGCGTCCGAGGTTGGCGCCCCGCGCTCTCGCCGCTGCGATTCCTTCGGCCTGCCGCTGCCGGATAAATTTACGCTCTGTCTCCGCCACGTAGCTGAGCAGCTGCAGTACGATGTCGGCGATCAGGACGCCGGTGAGGTCGCGGTTCTGCCGCGTATCCAGGAGCGGCATGTCCAGAACGACGATCGCGGCCTCTTTTTCTTTCGTCAGTATTCGCCACTGTTCCAATATTTCATGATAATTGCGTCCCAGCCGGTCGATGCTTTTGATTATCAGAATGTCTCCCCGTTTCAGTTTTTTCATCAGCTTCTTGTAGCCCTGCCGCTCAAAATCCTTGCCCGACTGCTTGTCCAAGATGATGTTTTCTGCGGGCACTCCGTATTCCAGCATCGCCGTCCGCTGTCTCTCCTCGTTTTGCTCCTTTGATGAGACCCGTATGTATGCGTATTGATTTCCCATCCGCCACTCCTCCGATAAATAAATAGTTCTGCGTTATTTTTTGACTTTACAAGGGAGAAAGTCTTTCACACACTATCATGTCAGCATTACTTTGTGTTTGTCTTTCTGGGGCATGCTTCTACCAATGACCGGTGGTTTTTAAAAGGGTGATTTTCCTGTTTCTTGGTTAAAATGGCAGTTGGTAATGCCTTTTAGTAATACGCGCTTTATTTCCGATTTTATATTATTTAAGAAAATATGACGGCCATATGGCCCTCTTATATGTGCCTGTCGGTGTGCGGCAATCTAATAAAATTAGGAGCAATATCTTCGCGGTACGTTGAATCTTTTTGACTTGACACAAGAAAAAATAATGCTATATTGTTTTTATTTCCTAATATGAAAATTTTCATGTTGGGAAAATAAAAGGAGCGGTCTTATGCACTTTGGAGAGACGATAAAATGCCACAGAAAAGAGAACGGCTGGACCCTCAAAGAGCTTTCTGAGAGATGTGGGTTGTCGGTGGCGCAGCTTTCAAAGCTGGAGAATGAAAAATCCAGCGCGAGTATCGAAAGCCTGCGAAAACTGGCTAACGTCTTTCGGATACCTCTTTCGTCTATCACTCTAACGGAGTCGGAGCAAAAGCTGAGTCCGGTGCTGGACGGCGAAGGGTTTATCGTCAGGTGGTGCAGAAGGGGGGATGATAATGTCACTGTAAGGTATTTGACGCTCAACAGGGAGGCCAGGATGCAGCCGATGATCGTTACGATCCCGGCCGGTATGGATACCGGTGCCTCAAAATCCCATCCCGGCGACGAGTTTTTTTACGTGCTGGATGGCAGGGTGCGTTTCTTTTACGGAGATGAGGCCTTTGATGTGAAAAGGGGCGATTTTATATATTATAACGGTCTTTTTCAGCACCATTGGCAGAATCTGTCCGATACTGAGGCACGTATCATGACCTGTAACGACCCGCCAGTAATGTAGCAGAAAATATGAGAGGACGCGATTTGTCTTATGTGTACCGATAGGATCAACGAATATATGGAAAAAATCGCGCTGGACGCCCCCGTGTTGCCGGAATATCTGGCGAGCGCGGTCGCCGGAGCGATAAAAGACAGGGCTTTGCTTTTTTATTTCACCTGGAAGACGCTGCAGGATATGCACCCCGAGATAGACGCTGACGCCGTGATGGCGGAGGCCTCGCGCAGGCTTGGCGAGTATAAGGCGCCGAATCTCGGGAAGGTAGAAGACGCGGAAGAGGCGGTGCTGAATCAGACCTCCAAAGCGGGAATGCTTGCCTTTGATCAGGAGATAACCAAGCTTACGCCGGAGGAGTCGATAAAGGTCATACGCCGCTGCCCCCATATTGAAGCCTTTGAAGAGCTGGGATGCTCCAGGGAGGAGCGGATAAAGCTCTGCACCAAGCTGCTTATGCCCCTTGACTTCGCGCTTCTGGCCCCCTACGAAAAGGTCCGCCTTGAATTCCCCAAAAACCTTGCCGCGGACGATGTCTGTGTAATGTGTACCAAGACCGCTGAATAACAATTACCCTTTGGAGGTTTTTTTGCTATGTATTTGGCAGCTATTCTTATATATCTTTTTGCGCTTCTCGCCGTCGGGGCCTGGCTCGCCAGAAGAGTCAAGGACTCGAAGAGCTTTCTGGTCGCCGACAGGGCGCTCCCGTGGTATGTCAGCACCGGTACGATCGTCGCCACCTTTATGGGCGCCGGTTCGCTCATCGGCGCGGCGGGGCTGGCCTACAAAGTCGGCCTCTCCGCGATGTGGATGGACATCGGCGGCATTCTGGCAATTGTGGCGCTGGCCTTTATCGCCGGACGTATCCGCCGTTTTGAGGGGCTGACCACTCCCGAGATACTCGGCGTCCGCTTCAACGAACCGACCCGCCTCGTGGCCACGCTGATCATTATCGCGGCGGAGACGGCGATCGTCGGTTATCAGATACGCGCGGGCGCCTATGTTCTCAAACTCGTCGCCGGCGTCGAGAGCGGCACGGGGATGATCATCACGGCGGCCTTTATCATCGGTTATACCATGTTTGCGGGGATGCTCTCCGTGGCCTATACTGACCTTATTCAGGGTGTGACGATCATCCTGGCGCTTCTCATCGGCGCGCCCTACGTGATCGAGGCCGCCGGCGGAATGTCAACGGTGGCCGCCACGCTGCCTCCCGAGAGGCTCAGCCTTCTTGGCAGTTCGTTCCGCGACGCAATGAAGGTGCTCTTCCCGACCTTCTGTCTCGTCTTCGTCATGCAGCCGATATGGCAGCGCATCTTCTCCTGCAGGGATGAGAAGACATGCCGTATCGCCGTTTCGGCCAGCGTTCCCGCGCTGATATTCCTCGTGGCGATACTGGCCTTTACAGCGACGATCGGCGCCGTGGTCCTGCCCAACCTGGA
It contains:
- a CDS encoding sodium:solute symporter family protein; translation: MYLAAILIYLFALLAVGAWLARRVKDSKSFLVADRALPWYVSTGTIVATFMGAGSLIGAAGLAYKVGLSAMWMDIGGILAIVALAFIAGRIRRFEGLTTPEILGVRFNEPTRLVATLIIIAAETAIVGYQIRAGAYVLKLVAGVESGTGMIITAAFIIGYTMFAGMLSVAYTDLIQGVTIILALLIGAPYVIEAAGGMSTVAATLPPERLSLLGSSFRDAMKVLFPTFCLVFVMQPIWQRIFSCRDEKTCRIAVSASVPALIFLVAILAFTATIGAVVLPNLEDGGTVIIALAAHTLPPAIGVIMLCAAVAVIVSTGDSMLLSASSNIINDIYLRYINPKAEEKRILLYTRLVVLCLGILALIQIQYFPSILAMVIYAYTMEGGLAPALIAAFYWKRATPIAGLVCVLSAGVTTVAWEAMGMPFGIDTLFMTILVSTALLIVVSYVTPAPTDQQLSSFK
- a CDS encoding XRE family transcriptional regulator, with translation MHFGETIKCHRKENGWTLKELSERCGLSVAQLSKLENEKSSASIESLRKLANVFRIPLSSITLTESEQKLSPVLDGEGFIVRWCRRGDDNVTVRYLTLNREARMQPMIVTIPAGMDTGASKSHPGDEFFYVLDGRVRFFYGDEAFDVKRGDFIYYNGLFQHHWQNLSDTEARIMTCNDPPVM
- a CDS encoding recombinase family protein; the protein is MGNQYAYIRVSSKEQNEERQRTAMLEYGVPAENIILDKQSGKDFERQGYKKLMKKLKRGDILIIKSIDRLGRNYHEILEQWRILTKEKEAAIVVLDMPLLDTRQNRDLTGVLIADIVLQLLSYVAETERKFIRQRQAEGIAAARARGANLGRRPKDHPPEFAAVKAAWENGEISARSAARRLKINHMTFKRWASNC